In one window of Dyella thiooxydans DNA:
- the mrdA gene encoding penicillin-binding protein 2, producing MSKRRIHRPRRAIKDPRGESALFRGRAVAGFALILLGLLALVGRYAFLQVLHHDEFATRSDANRIKPRALQPARGLIYDRNGVLLADNVPAFRLEVVPEQVPDMKAMLAQIGSVVPLGDDDIDAFKKQLAQSRRFDSIPLKMHLSEDDIARFSVNRWRFPGVDVVPYLTRRYTFGPRFAHVIGYVNRIDDNDLKRLDPVRYKGATHVGRSGIERSYEDLLHGTPGYELVEVNADGRTQRVLETHPPIPGKNLYLSIDARIQKAAEDAFAGRPGAAVAIDPRNGQVLAMVSVPSFDPNLFVNGISSADYKALTTDPKKPLYNRALRGVYPPGSTVKPLIGLAGLESGLRTPDDTVVSTGQYCIPGTTFCRRDDQRGGAGRVDLAEAIEQSVNTYFYKLALDLGIDRLSHYMSQFGFGHATGIDLVGESDGVLPSREWKAAHSKMPWFPGETMIAGIGQGYWAVTPLQLAHAIATFAGGGVPYKPRLVMATQDGVDAKAVPLPNPPEGPSLISSKANWEAIDKGMEMVMYGDKGTGRSLTVGFPYRIAGKSGTAQRYSRTGNSYDDRSNLAYLASRNRAWFEMYAPADDPQIAVAVVLEAGAWGSSSAGPIARHILDAWLATKGSKAPPFTPYSDPSLGDVPPLPPEDLPVAPPDGDTP from the coding sequence GTGAGCAAGCGCCGCATCCATCGTCCGCGTCGCGCCATCAAGGACCCGCGGGGTGAAAGTGCGCTGTTCCGCGGTCGCGCCGTGGCGGGTTTTGCACTGATCCTGCTCGGCCTGCTGGCCTTGGTCGGACGCTATGCCTTCCTGCAGGTGCTGCACCACGACGAGTTCGCCACCCGCTCGGATGCGAACCGGATCAAACCCCGCGCGTTGCAGCCGGCGCGCGGACTGATCTACGACCGCAACGGCGTGCTGCTGGCCGACAACGTTCCTGCCTTCCGGCTCGAGGTGGTGCCCGAGCAGGTGCCCGACATGAAGGCGATGCTGGCGCAGATCGGTTCCGTGGTGCCGCTTGGCGACGACGACATCGATGCATTCAAGAAGCAGCTCGCGCAGAGCCGTCGCTTCGACAGTATTCCGCTGAAGATGCATCTTTCCGAGGACGACATCGCCCGCTTCTCGGTCAATCGCTGGCGCTTTCCCGGTGTGGACGTGGTGCCGTATCTGACCCGACGCTACACCTTCGGCCCCCGTTTTGCGCATGTGATCGGCTACGTCAACCGCATCGACGACAACGACCTGAAGCGGCTCGATCCGGTCAGGTACAAGGGCGCCACGCATGTGGGACGAAGCGGTATCGAGCGCTCCTACGAGGATCTGCTGCACGGCACGCCCGGTTACGAGCTGGTGGAGGTGAACGCCGATGGGCGTACCCAGCGCGTGCTGGAGACCCATCCGCCGATCCCCGGCAAGAACCTGTACCTGAGCATCGATGCCCGCATCCAGAAGGCGGCCGAGGATGCCTTCGCCGGACGTCCTGGCGCGGCGGTCGCGATCGATCCGCGCAACGGCCAGGTGCTGGCCATGGTCAGCGTGCCCAGTTTCGATCCCAACCTGTTCGTCAACGGCATCAGCTCGGCCGACTACAAGGCGCTGACCACCGACCCGAAGAAGCCCCTCTACAACCGTGCCCTGCGCGGGGTGTATCCGCCCGGCTCCACGGTCAAGCCGCTGATCGGTCTTGCCGGCCTGGAATCCGGCCTGCGTACGCCGGACGACACGGTGGTCTCCACCGGCCAGTACTGCATTCCCGGCACCACCTTCTGCCGGCGCGACGATCAGCGCGGAGGCGCCGGGCGGGTGGACCTGGCCGAGGCGATCGAGCAATCGGTCAATACCTATTTCTACAAGCTCGCGCTGGATCTGGGCATCGATCGCCTGAGCCACTACATGAGCCAGTTCGGCTTCGGCCATGCGACCGGCATCGACCTGGTCGGCGAATCGGACGGCGTGTTGCCCTCGCGCGAGTGGAAGGCGGCGCATTCGAAGATGCCGTGGTTCCCGGGCGAGACGATGATCGCCGGCATCGGCCAGGGCTACTGGGCGGTCACGCCACTGCAGCTCGCCCATGCCATCGCCACCTTTGCCGGCGGCGGCGTGCCCTACAAGCCACGCCTGGTGATGGCCACCCAGGATGGCGTGGACGCAAAGGCCGTGCCGTTGCCGAACCCGCCGGAAGGCCCTTCGCTGATCAGCTCGAAGGCCAACTGGGAAGCGATCGACAAGGGCATGGAGATGGTGATGTACGGCGACAAGGGCACCGGCCGTAGCCTGACCGTCGGCTTTCCCTACCGTATCGCCGGCAAGAGCGGGACGGCCCAGCGCTACTCGCGCACGGGCAACAGCTACGACGACCGCAGCAACCTGGCCTACCTTGCCAGCCGCAACCGTGCTTGGTTCGAGATGTATGCGCCGGCCGACGATCCGCAGATCGCGGTGGCCGTGGTGCTTGAAGCCGGTGCCTGGGGTTCGTCCTCGGCCGGCCCGATCGCGCGGCACATCCTCGACGCGTGGCTGGCGACGAAGGGCAGCAAGGCACCGCCGTTCACGCCCTACAGCGATCCCTCGCTTGGCGACGTGCCGCCGCTGCCACCGGAAGACCTGCCGGTCGCCCCCCCCGACGGAGACACGCCATGA
- the rodA gene encoding rod shape-determining protein RodA: MIRPYYMRMRRFIRRLMTRPRIDLPLAFGLFVLACVGLMTLYSAGDRSLSLVGGQAARFVLGGVLLLLVSRIPPSTLRTWTPWLYAGSTALLVVVAALGEGRGAYRWLDLGVMRFQPSELLKLTMPMMVAWYLHPRQLPPSWKDIAVVGLLIVLPAGLIAEQPDLGTALLVAAAGAFALFLSGMAWWRIGMLLAGAAAMVPVGWHFMHQYQRDRVMTLLNPESDPLGNGWHIIQSQIAVGSGGVFGKGWLHSTQSRLDFLPEHTTDFIFAVFSEEFGLVGVVGILLLYAFIIGRCLWIAMEARDTYSRLLAGAIGMSFFVYVLVNGGMVAGMLPVVGVPMPLVSYGGTSAVSLLTGFGVLMSIHANRKMHQ, translated from the coding sequence ATGATCCGTCCCTACTACATGCGCATGCGCCGTTTCATCCGGCGTCTGATGACCCGGCCGCGGATCGACCTGCCGCTGGCCTTCGGCCTGTTCGTGCTCGCCTGCGTGGGGCTGATGACGCTCTACAGCGCCGGCGACCGCAGTCTGTCGCTGGTAGGCGGGCAGGCCGCCCGTTTCGTGCTGGGTGGCGTGCTGCTGCTGCTGGTCTCGCGCATACCGCCGTCAACCCTGCGCACCTGGACACCCTGGCTCTACGCAGGCAGTACCGCGCTGCTGGTGGTGGTGGCGGCGCTGGGCGAGGGACGTGGTGCGTACCGCTGGCTCGACCTGGGCGTGATGCGGTTCCAGCCATCGGAGCTGCTGAAGCTCACGATGCCGATGATGGTGGCGTGGTACCTGCACCCGCGCCAGCTGCCGCCGAGCTGGAAGGACATTGCCGTGGTCGGCCTGCTGATCGTCCTCCCTGCCGGCCTGATCGCCGAGCAGCCGGACCTCGGTACCGCGCTGCTGGTGGCGGCCGCCGGCGCATTCGCACTGTTCCTCTCCGGCATGGCATGGTGGCGCATCGGCATGCTGCTGGCCGGCGCGGCCGCCATGGTGCCGGTGGGCTGGCACTTCATGCACCAGTACCAGCGCGATCGCGTGATGACCCTGCTGAACCCCGAGTCCGATCCGCTCGGCAACGGCTGGCACATCATCCAGTCGCAGATCGCGGTGGGTTCCGGCGGCGTGTTCGGCAAGGGCTGGCTGCACAGTACCCAGTCGCGTCTGGATTTCCTGCCCGAGCACACCACCGACTTTATCTTCGCGGTGTTCTCCGAGGAGTTCGGCCTGGTCGGCGTCGTTGGCATCCTGCTGCTGTATGCCTTCATCATCGGCCGCTGCCTGTGGATCGCGATGGAGGCGCGCGACACCTACTCGCGGCTGCTCGCCGGCGCGATCGGCATGAGCTTCTTCGTCTACGTGCTGGTCAACGGCGGCATGGTCGCCGGCATGCTGCCGGTGGTCGGCGTGCCGATGCCGCTGGTCAGCTACGGCGGTACCTCGGCGGTGTCGCTGCTCACCGGTTTCGGCGTGCTGATGTCGATCCACGCCAACCGCAAGATGCACCAGTGA
- the mltB gene encoding lytic murein transglycosylase B translates to MTVRNATRVLRLVIAWGLLVAPALIPLHAETHPGQAALVREVARDTGKDPAALNRLLDGASKQQSILDAISRPAEAKPWRDYRPIFLTPQRIADGVAFYRDHRALLEQVGRQYGVAPEYIVAILGVETNYGRLTGKYKVLDALVTLGLYYPPRAKFFREQLKVLLELPDNHLAGPLDTLMGSYAGAQGWGQFMPSSIRDFAVDADGDGHINLVDSLPDIVSSVANYFAGHGWVRGGPVAMRAQPDAAAKAISATDTKPHWPLEQLEAWGYAPLQAANPGESTGLQTLEGPNGPEYWFTFQNFYVITTYNRSPLYAMAVYQLAQAIDAGVQAADHQP, encoded by the coding sequence ATGACTGTCCGCAACGCGACCCGTGTCCTCCGCCTGGTCATCGCGTGGGGTCTGCTCGTCGCCCCGGCACTCATCCCGCTGCACGCCGAGACCCATCCGGGCCAGGCCGCGCTGGTACGCGAGGTGGCTCGCGATACCGGCAAGGATCCGGCCGCACTGAACCGCCTGCTCGACGGCGCGAGCAAGCAGCAAAGCATCCTCGATGCGATCAGCCGGCCGGCCGAAGCCAAGCCGTGGCGGGACTACCGGCCGATCTTCCTGACCCCGCAGCGCATCGCCGACGGCGTGGCGTTCTACCGCGATCACCGCGCGTTGCTCGAACAGGTGGGCCGGCAGTACGGCGTCGCCCCGGAATACATCGTGGCGATCCTCGGCGTGGAGACCAACTACGGACGGCTCACCGGCAAGTACAAGGTGCTCGACGCATTGGTCACGCTGGGCCTGTACTACCCGCCACGTGCGAAATTCTTCCGCGAGCAGCTGAAGGTGCTGCTGGAGCTGCCGGACAACCACCTGGCCGGTCCGCTCGACACCCTGATGGGTTCGTACGCCGGCGCGCAGGGCTGGGGCCAGTTCATGCCGTCGAGCATCCGCGACTTCGCGGTGGACGCCGATGGCGACGGCCACATCAACCTGGTCGATTCACTGCCGGACATCGTGTCCAGCGTCGCCAACTACTTTGCCGGGCATGGCTGGGTTCGCGGCGGTCCGGTCGCGATGCGCGCCCAGCCCGATGCGGCGGCGAAGGCGATCAGTGCCACTGACACCAAGCCGCATTGGCCGCTGGAGCAACTGGAGGCGTGGGGCTACGCGCCCTTGCAGGCGGCCAATCCCGGCGAGTCGACCGGACTGCAGACGCTGGAGGGGCCGAATGGCCCGGAGTACTGGTTCACTTTCCAGAATTTCTACGTGATCACCACCTACAACCGCAGTCCGCTGTACGCCATGGCCGTCTATCAGCTGGCGCAGGCGATCGATGCAGGCGTGCAGGCGGCGGATCACCAGCCGTGA
- a CDS encoding septal ring lytic transglycosylase RlpA family protein — MRRAGALLLPVMAALLLAGCAGHRTRPLAHQGSRDAAAARPEAGTPPGAPSGDDRFHDDIRRDQADRYREQADSVPSGPPPDVDKLPEPVPHWEPRSTYGNRSPYTVLGHTYRVLSSAKGYDERGIASFYGNKFHGYKTSNLENYDMYKFSAAHKTLPLPSYARVTNLANGKSVIVRINDRGPFHDNRLIDLSYAAAVKIGIWPKGTGLVEVRAIDPAHPERTPPPAAVVNGQVKAAAPTAHGEPATGAPVPVLGSKPSIYLQVGAFSDASNAERLAERLRAANLGTVQVIQAQSDGRTIRRVRVGPLPDAEQADAIARQIEALGLPHPQVAVD, encoded by the coding sequence GTGAGGCGGGCCGGCGCACTGCTGCTCCCGGTCATGGCGGCACTGCTGCTGGCCGGATGCGCGGGCCATCGTACCCGTCCGTTGGCGCACCAGGGATCGCGTGATGCCGCAGCCGCCAGGCCGGAAGCGGGCACCCCGCCGGGGGCACCCTCCGGTGATGATCGCTTCCACGACGACATCAGGCGCGACCAGGCCGATCGCTACCGCGAGCAGGCCGACAGCGTGCCGTCGGGTCCGCCGCCGGACGTGGACAAACTACCCGAGCCGGTGCCGCACTGGGAGCCGCGTTCGACCTACGGCAACCGGTCGCCGTACACCGTGCTTGGCCACACCTACCGCGTGCTGTCGAGCGCCAAGGGTTACGACGAGCGCGGTATCGCCTCGTTCTACGGCAACAAGTTCCACGGCTACAAGACGTCGAACCTCGAAAACTACGACATGTACAAGTTTTCGGCCGCCCACAAGACGCTGCCGCTTCCCAGCTACGCGCGGGTCACCAACCTGGCCAACGGCAAGAGCGTGATCGTGCGGATCAACGATCGTGGCCCGTTCCACGACAACCGGTTGATCGACCTTTCCTACGCCGCCGCAGTGAAGATCGGTATCTGGCCGAAGGGCACCGGGCTGGTCGAGGTGCGCGCGATCGACCCGGCCCATCCCGAACGTACGCCGCCTCCAGCCGCAGTGGTGAACGGGCAGGTCAAGGCCGCGGCGCCCACCGCGCATGGGGAACCTGCGACCGGTGCACCGGTCCCTGTGCTCGGAAGCAAGCCGTCGATCTACCTGCAGGTGGGGGCTTTTTCCGACGCGTCGAACGCCGAGCGCCTGGCCGAACGGCTGCGTGCGGCGAATCTCGGCACCGTACAGGTGATTCAGGCGCAGAGCGACGGACGAACCATCCGCCGCGTGCGCGTCGGACCTCTGCCAGATGCTGAACAGGCCGACGCCATCGCACGCCAGATCGAGGCCCTGGGCCTGCCGCATCCTCAGGTCGCGGTAGACTGA
- a CDS encoding D-alanyl-D-alanine carboxypeptidase family protein produces MSFFRRTLVSLAATALVASAAMAQQAPPHPTAVPRPVAPVVPVPPPPDVDAQSWVLMDYATGQILASKNPDERRAPASLTKVMTDYVISAEIGAGRIHPEDTVTISEHAWRAGGGGTDGSTSFLKLGSQVKLEDLLKGMIVQSGNDAAIALAEHAAGSEDAFANLMNAYAKQLGMVNTHYSNASGYPVDDHYSTARDIAILSRALIHNFPEDYAISKIKEFEWNGIKQQNRNALLWRDPAVDGIKTGHTAAAGFCLDASAVHGDERMIAVVMGSSSDKGRADAAMALLNYGFRFYETHKLYEAGKALATPRLWKGAADQLPIGVSDDVLVTVKTGQYDKLKATMDIPATLIAPFKKGQQVGTLRIALDGEPVQSVPLVALADAPQGGFFSRLWDSILLWFHGSGKKADADAK; encoded by the coding sequence ATGAGCTTTTTCCGCCGTACCCTGGTTTCGCTCGCGGCCACCGCCCTCGTGGCCAGCGCCGCCATGGCCCAGCAGGCTCCGCCGCACCCCACCGCCGTGCCGCGGCCGGTGGCGCCCGTGGTGCCCGTGCCGCCGCCGCCGGACGTGGATGCGCAGAGCTGGGTGCTGATGGATTACGCCACCGGGCAGATCCTCGCCTCCAAGAATCCCGACGAGCGCCGCGCCCCGGCCTCGCTGACCAAGGTGATGACCGACTACGTGATCTCCGCCGAGATCGGCGCCGGTCGCATCCATCCCGAGGACACGGTGACCATCAGCGAGCACGCCTGGCGTGCCGGTGGCGGCGGCACCGACGGCTCCACCAGCTTCCTCAAGCTGGGCAGCCAGGTGAAGCTGGAGGATCTGCTCAAGGGCATGATCGTGCAGTCCGGCAACGACGCAGCGATCGCGCTGGCCGAGCATGCGGCCGGTTCCGAGGACGCGTTCGCCAACCTCATGAATGCGTACGCCAAGCAGCTGGGCATGGTCAACACGCATTACTCCAACGCTTCCGGCTACCCGGTGGACGACCACTATTCGACCGCGCGCGACATTGCGATCCTGTCTCGGGCGCTGATCCACAACTTCCCCGAGGACTACGCGATCTCCAAGATCAAGGAGTTCGAGTGGAACGGCATCAAGCAGCAGAACCGCAATGCGCTGCTGTGGCGCGATCCCGCGGTGGACGGCATCAAGACCGGCCACACTGCCGCAGCGGGGTTCTGCCTCGACGCCTCGGCCGTGCACGGCGACGAGCGCATGATCGCGGTGGTGATGGGTTCCAGCAGCGACAAGGGGCGCGCCGACGCGGCGATGGCCCTGCTCAACTACGGTTTCCGCTTCTATGAAACCCACAAGCTGTACGAGGCCGGCAAGGCGCTCGCCACGCCGCGGTTGTGGAAGGGCGCGGCCGACCAGCTGCCGATCGGCGTGTCCGACGACGTGCTGGTGACGGTGAAGACCGGGCAGTACGACAAGCTCAAGGCCACCATGGACATCCCGGCCACCCTGATCGCCCCGTTCAAGAAGGGCCAGCAGGTCGGAACGCTGCGCATCGCGCTCGACGGCGAGCCGGTGCAGAGCGTGCCCCTGGTGGCACTGGCCGATGCGCCGCAGGGCGGGTTCTTCTCGCGGCTTTGGGATTCGATCCTGCTGTGGTTCCATGGCAGCGGCAAGAAGGCCGACGCGGACGCCAAGTAA
- a CDS encoding DUF493 family protein: MQEIDFTQAKKDGKGFQFPGEFEITAMGNAGADLPVHVPRLLEGAGLHVLHETVRYKHSAGGNYVSVTVSFRAQTREQYDSAHTVLRADPDIRYTL, from the coding sequence ATGCAAGAGATCGACTTCACCCAGGCGAAGAAGGACGGCAAGGGCTTCCAGTTTCCCGGCGAGTTCGAGATCACCGCCATGGGCAACGCCGGCGCCGACCTGCCGGTACATGTGCCGCGGCTGCTCGAGGGCGCCGGCCTGCACGTGCTGCACGAGACGGTGCGCTACAAGCACTCGGCCGGCGGCAACTACGTCTCGGTGACGGTCAGCTTCCGCGCCCAGACGCGGGAGCAGTACGACTCGGCCCATACGGTGCTGCGGGCCGATCCGGACATCCGTTACACGCTGTGA